Genomic segment of Bacteroidota bacterium:
TCCATTTCTTTGAACAGCATTTCAATTTTATCAGCATTCAAATCACGAATCTCCAAACCCAATACTACTTTACCGGGAATAACATTGTAAGCACCGGGCAGCACAGCAATTTTTCCAACAGTACCTACCTGGTAGCCTTTTACGCTGTTGATGACTTCGTTTACAGCAAGGATAAATTTTGATGCGGCTAGTAACGCATCCTGCCGCATGTTCATAGGAGTAGATCCTGCATGGTTGGCAAACCCCTCTACTGTTGCTTCCCAATGTACAATTCCTACAATACCTTCCACCACACCGATCTGTATTTTTTCTTTTTCTAAAATACCGCCCTGTTCAATATGTAATTCAACCCATGCATGGATATCTCCTTTTTTCCGGAGGCAGGATTGAATATTGTCGGGGTTGCCACCAATAGCTTTAATTCCTTCTGCCAGTGTTAATCCACTCTGGCTTATTTGCTGCAACCCTTCTTTGGTTAAGCTACCGGTCATAGCCTTACTGCCAATGGTGCCACCTTCTTCATTGCCAAAAATGATTAGTTCTAAAGGATGTTCGGTAATAACGTTGTTCTCATTCAGTATCTCTATTACTTCCAATGCACTGATAGAACCCAGCGTTCCATCATAATTACCCCCATCGGGTACCATATCAATATGCGAACCGAAGCCAATGGGTTTAAGTGATGGATTTTTTCCTTTGCGTTTGCCGATGATGTTTCCTGCTGCATCAATAGTTGGGTCAAGCCCCGCTTTTTTCATGAGCTCCATAAACCAGGCCCTTCCTTCGATGTCACCTTTTGTATAAGCAACCCTGTAACCATGCCCTTTTTCATCCCGGCCAAATTTTGCCAGTTCAAAAATCCGGCTTTCAATGCGCTGACCGTTCACACTTATACCAGCTACTGCTTTTTTATTGTTGGAAAGTAATGAGCCAAACACACCCATGCCGATAACGGTGAGTGATGATTTTTTAACAAAGGTTCTGCGTTGCATAAATTAATTCTGTTTTAGTATCGTTGTCAATTCGGGCAGGCTACTGTACAAAACATTTTACTTTTTAAACTTCCCATACACCGGTTGTCCCGGAAAAATATTGTTTACTGTTTTGCCATTTCTTAAAACAAAAATTCCATTCACCATTACATACTCAACGCCTGCAGAAAACTCCAATCCTTTCTCAAATGTTGCTTTATCTATAATGGTGTCGGGATTGAATATTGTAATGTCTGCATTAGCACCGACCTGAATTCTTCCTTTGAAACGCATCATTGGTGCAATGCCTTCTAATCGTTGTGCAGGAAGCAATGTCATTTTCTCAATAGCAGTTGAGAGATCAATTACTTTTTCTTCCCGTACATATTTACCCAGCACTCTTGAAAAAGTCCCTGCCATTCTGGGATGTCCCAGCTTTGCGTAAGGCATTCCATCGGAGCCGATGATCGTTCCTTTAGCAGCAATACCCGCTTGTATCCATTCGGGTTTCATGTTATAAATGATAACAATACCTCCTGCTTTCCGGTAGCTTTCAAAAGTTTCTTTAGTGAGCCGTTCACCCGTTGCGATCCACATTAGATCTTCATAGCTGATACCTAATCTTTTTTGCCAGCCTTCATCAAAAACAGGGCTTTGTAAAAGAGTGGATGCTGCAGGATAAGGATAAAGCTCTGTAGTAATATTATATCCTTTCTGCTGTGCAGCTTGCACCATTTCAATGCCTAAATAAATATTACTTAATGTAGAACTATTAATATGCACAATATGCAACGGTGCATTCGTAAGTATTGCATCAGCAATTACTGCCTGCACCGCCATAAATCCTCCTTCCCGCACATGTGTATATACCAATGCCTGAATTGATCCAGCCAACTGAAACATACGAAATACTTCATCTGGTTTTGAACCAGGCACATAACCCAGTGGCATGCCAATACCAATGCCTCCGTTGGATAAAGTTTGTTTTATGTTCTCTATTGTTTTATCAAGTTGTGATTGCGACAAACTAATATTGCTTGCCGGTTTTACTTTATTCAATAAATTTTCAAACCCGGATTGCCCGTTTTGCATTGAAAGGATCAGCTCGTCTTCTTCTTTTTTAAATTCGCCAATAGCACGAAACCTTTCAAAGGGCCAGGATACGCTGGCGCCATAATTAATTAATGCTTTCCCTTTGCGTGAAGCATACCATTTATCTAAATACTCAACGCCCCATTCAAGTTCCAAAGCTGTTGTTACTCCATCATGCATTTCATATTCCTGCTCTTGGTTAGTTCTGCCATGTACATGCATATCGATAAAGCCGGGGGCAACCACCAACCCGCTTACATTAATAGTTTCTTTTCCTTTCAGGGGCTCCAATGAAATTTGTGCAATGCGATTGCCAGTAATGCCCACATTTCTTATTGCATCCAGTTTTGTTTCCGGGTCAATAACCCGGCCACCAGTTAATACAATATCATATTCTATGTTTGATTGTGTATTTGCGTTATGGCAAAATAACATTGCCGACAATGCAATTACTACTCTGGCAAACAGGGTTCTCATTTATATTATATATTTAAAATGCGTGTTTTGTTTTTTACAAATAACTCAACCACCATTTTTCTTTGTGATTCATTTTATACCTGTCATACCATTTACATATTGGATACAGCATTATTACAAGGCCGAGCCATATAAGATATGTAACACCCAATGAAAAACCCTCTCCTGCTTTTGTAAAATTGGCAAAAGCACTGGGATCGCTTACTCCTTCCGAAAATGCGTGGCCTCGTATAAAAAATACAATAGTGGCGAATATGTGGATCAAAAAGAAATGCAGGATATAATAAAAGAATGGCACCCTTCCATATACTGAAACAACCCGGCTAAATCCATTCTGTATATTTCCCCATAAGGCTATAAATAATAATGCCGGGCCAATCGTCATGCACATATATAATAATGAGGGCGGATATTTATGTGTATTAATAAAAGAAAGAAATGAATAGAACGGAGTTCTCTGTTCTGACCAGGGAAGCGGGTTTCCATAGACATTAATAAAACGAAGAATAATAAATAACGCAATTGCCGACAAACCGGTTATTATTAAAAATCTTTTCCGGTAGGCTTCATCACTACTTCGTAATACTTTACCCAAACAATAACCCAGTATCATCAGCCCTGTCCACGGAAGGAAAGGATACATCACTAACAGTGCATGTTTGCCCCATAATGGATGAAACCCAAAACTATGAAGCAGGTTGTACATAAAATTATGAGGACCGGGGTTTGCCCGTTCATAAAAATCAAGCGAGTTATGCCCGAGCACAATCACTAAGCCAATTGCTAATATCAGTTTAAATGGCAACCAGATCAATAAACCAAGAATAACCATGCTGATACCAATAGCCCAGATAACAGTCAGCGCAATTTGCGAAAAGGTTATATCAAATGAAAAAATAAGGTTGATAATAATAATTTCAGCAATGATGAGCCAAAGCCCACGTTTGATCAAAAACAAACTCAGTTCTTTTTTTGATTTACGAGCCGCCTGTAAATAAGCTGATGTGCCGGTCAGGAAAACAAAAACGGGTGCACAAAAATGTGTGATCCATCTTGTAAAATATAGCTCTGGCGTTGTGGTCATTAAATTCAG
This window contains:
- a CDS encoding Zn-dependent hydrolase is translated as MQRRTFVKKSSLTVIGMGVFGSLLSNNKKAVAGISVNGQRIESRIFELAKFGRDEKGHGYRVAYTKGDIEGRAWFMELMKKAGLDPTIDAAGNIIGKRKGKNPSLKPIGFGSHIDMVPDGGNYDGTLGSISALEVIEILNENNVITEHPLELIIFGNEEGGTIGSKAMTGSLTKEGLQQISQSGLTLAEGIKAIGGNPDNIQSCLRKKGDIHAWVELHIEQGGILEKEKIQIGVVEGIVGIVHWEATVEGFANHAGSTPMNMRQDALLAASKFILAVNEVINSVKGYQVGTVGKIAVLPGAYNVIPGKVVLGLEIRDLNADKIEMLFKEMEKRAATIAKDFKTTISFVRQPNESKPALTNKALQQTINTSAKALGFSTKFMQSGAGHDSQHIASIAPAAMIFIPSVGGISHSPKEFSTPTDMANGANVLLQTILKLDKE
- a CDS encoding DUF1624 domain-containing protein produces the protein MQQPLLQNQKRIESIDLLRGLVMIIMALDHVRDFFHIGAMTDDPLNLMTTTPELYFTRWITHFCAPVFVFLTGTSAYLQAARKSKKELSLFLIKRGLWLIIAEIIIINLIFSFDITFSQIALTVIWAIGISMVILGLLIWLPFKLILAIGLVIVLGHNSLDFYERANPGPHNFMYNLLHSFGFHPLWGKHALLVMYPFLPWTGLMILGYCLGKVLRSSDEAYRKRFLIITGLSAIALFIILRFINVYGNPLPWSEQRTPFYSFLSFINTHKYPPSLLYMCMTIGPALLFIALWGNIQNGFSRVVSVYGRVPFFYYILHFFLIHIFATIVFFIRGHAFSEGVSDPSAFANFTKAGEGFSLGVTYLIWLGLVIMLYPICKWYDRYKMNHKEKWWLSYL
- a CDS encoding D-glutamate deacylase, encoding MRTLFARVVIALSAMLFCHNANTQSNIEYDIVLTGGRVIDPETKLDAIRNVGITGNRIAQISLEPLKGKETINVSGLVVAPGFIDMHVHGRTNQEQEYEMHDGVTTALELEWGVEYLDKWYASRKGKALINYGASVSWPFERFRAIGEFKKEEDELILSMQNGQSGFENLLNKVKPASNISLSQSQLDKTIENIKQTLSNGGIGIGMPLGYVPGSKPDEVFRMFQLAGSIQALVYTHVREGGFMAVQAVIADAILTNAPLHIVHINSSTLSNIYLGIEMVQAAQQKGYNITTELYPYPAASTLLQSPVFDEGWQKRLGISYEDLMWIATGERLTKETFESYRKAGGIVIIYNMKPEWIQAGIAAKGTIIGSDGMPYAKLGHPRMAGTFSRVLGKYVREEKVIDLSTAIEKMTLLPAQRLEGIAPMMRFKGRIQVGANADITIFNPDTIIDKATFEKGLEFSAGVEYVMVNGIFVLRNGKTVNNIFPGQPVYGKFKK